The following proteins are encoded in a genomic region of Reichenbachiella sp.:
- the bglX gene encoding beta-glucosidase BglX — protein sequence MRRIIPLFIITVSLFGCESSQQVSQDPLEQKIDSIMSKMSLTEKIGQTAQRGTSSRIKGALSEELKTAVREGRVGSLINVMNKDFVDELQRIAVEESPNGIPLIFARDVIHGFKTIFPIPLGQAATWNPELVEAGARVAAVEASTYGVRWTFAPMLDISRDPRWGRIAESPGEDPFLASELSAAYVKGFQGDDLTDPSSMVACAKHFVGYGAAEGGRDYNTAIIHEPLLRNVYLPPFKKAIDAGVQTFMSGFNELNGVPVSGNQFLLDQVLRKEWTFDGFVVSDWNSVTEMIAHGYCADEKDAAYKAARAGVDMEMTSQSYDNHLHELIDEGKLDVNQLDRMVRAILRVKFRMGLFEQPYRIDNEEVVLSEDHLKKAKDAALQSIVMLKNEEDILPLKTSQKVAVIGPLANAPLDQLGTWIFDGDQDDSVTPLTSLKEKLTANRVKVAAGLDYSRDRSTAQFSSAVNAAKQSDIVLFFAGEEAILSGEAHSRAHINLPGAQEELIKEIRKKTKKPIVLIIQAGRPIVLENILDDVDAVLMAWHPGTMGGPAIVDVLLGDYNPSGRLPVTWPKSVGQVPIYYNYKNTGRPAREESFVGIDDIPIGAWQSSLGNNSHYLDDGFRPQYPFGYGLSYTSFEYDNLKVSEDSLNSNGELKVSFELTNTGVLPGVETVQLYIRDHVGTITRPVKELKKFQRVVLNPKETKTLELTLSSSDLKFYNTENEFVLESGQFSVFVGANAQNTMKKDFWVR from the coding sequence ATGAGGAGAATCATTCCACTATTCATTATTACGGTTTCTTTGTTTGGCTGTGAATCAAGTCAGCAAGTGTCTCAAGATCCACTAGAGCAAAAAATAGATTCGATCATGTCGAAAATGTCACTAACTGAAAAGATAGGGCAAACCGCACAACGAGGTACCTCAAGCCGAATAAAAGGTGCTTTATCTGAAGAGCTGAAAACGGCAGTCAGAGAAGGGAGAGTTGGGTCATTGATCAATGTGATGAATAAAGATTTCGTAGATGAACTTCAAAGAATAGCCGTGGAAGAAAGTCCAAATGGCATTCCGCTCATTTTCGCGAGAGATGTGATTCACGGATTTAAAACCATTTTCCCTATTCCATTGGGGCAGGCGGCTACCTGGAATCCGGAATTGGTAGAAGCGGGTGCGAGAGTGGCGGCTGTAGAGGCAAGTACTTATGGCGTACGATGGACTTTTGCTCCGATGTTGGATATCTCTCGAGATCCTCGATGGGGGAGAATTGCTGAGTCCCCTGGAGAAGACCCTTTTTTGGCTTCTGAATTATCAGCTGCCTATGTCAAAGGGTTTCAGGGAGATGATTTGACTGACCCTTCAAGCATGGTGGCATGCGCCAAACACTTTGTAGGATATGGTGCAGCAGAAGGAGGAAGGGATTACAATACCGCCATTATTCATGAGCCTTTACTTCGTAATGTGTATTTGCCCCCATTCAAAAAAGCAATAGACGCTGGAGTTCAAACCTTCATGTCTGGGTTCAATGAATTGAATGGCGTGCCGGTTTCTGGAAATCAATTTTTATTGGATCAGGTTTTAAGGAAGGAATGGACATTTGATGGGTTTGTTGTGAGTGACTGGAATTCGGTAACAGAAATGATTGCTCATGGTTATTGTGCTGACGAAAAGGATGCAGCATACAAAGCAGCACGTGCTGGCGTAGATATGGAAATGACCAGCCAATCTTATGATAATCACCTTCATGAACTCATTGATGAAGGCAAACTGGATGTGAATCAATTAGATCGAATGGTGCGAGCCATTTTGAGAGTGAAATTTAGAATGGGATTGTTCGAACAGCCTTATCGAATAGATAATGAAGAAGTAGTTTTATCCGAAGACCATCTGAAAAAAGCTAAAGATGCGGCATTGCAGAGTATAGTGATGCTGAAAAACGAGGAGGACATTTTACCTTTAAAGACTTCGCAAAAAGTAGCTGTGATTGGCCCTTTAGCGAACGCGCCCTTAGATCAGCTAGGTACATGGATATTTGATGGGGATCAGGATGATTCCGTGACACCTTTGACATCCTTGAAAGAAAAATTGACCGCTAATAGAGTGAAGGTTGCCGCAGGATTGGACTATAGTAGAGATCGCTCGACTGCTCAATTTTCAAGTGCCGTAAACGCTGCCAAACAAAGTGATATCGTTTTGTTTTTTGCAGGGGAAGAAGCCATTCTTTCAGGAGAGGCTCACAGTCGCGCACACATCAATTTGCCAGGTGCTCAAGAGGAGTTGATCAAGGAAATAAGGAAAAAGACAAAAAAGCCAATTGTTCTGATCATTCAAGCAGGTAGACCAATCGTATTAGAAAATATTCTGGATGATGTAGATGCCGTTTTGATGGCATGGCACCCCGGAACGATGGGAGGGCCTGCCATTGTAGATGTATTGCTGGGTGATTATAATCCTTCAGGAAGGCTTCCGGTAACCTGGCCAAAGTCGGTAGGCCAGGTGCCTATCTACTATAACTATAAAAACACTGGTCGACCGGCTCGTGAAGAATCTTTTGTTGGGATTGATGATATTCCTATCGGAGCTTGGCAGAGTTCTTTAGGTAACAACTCACACTATTTAGACGACGGGTTTAGACCGCAATATCCATTCGGCTACGGTTTGTCTTATACCAGTTTTGAGTATGACAACCTCAAGGTTTCTGAGGATAGCTTGAACTCAAATGGTGAATTGAAAGTGAGCTTTGAATTGACCAACACAGGTGTCTTACCTGGTGTAGAAACAGTGCAACTTTATATTCGTGATCATGTCGGAACTATCACTAGGCCAGTGAAGGAGTTGAAAAAGTTTCAAAGGGTTGTATTGAATCCAAAAGAAACCAAAACATTAGAGCTGACGCTCAGTTCGTCAGATTTGAAATTTTACAATACTGAAAATGAGTTTGTTCTTGAGTCAGGGCAGTTCTCAGTATTTGTTGGAGCGAATGCTCAAAATACTATGAAAAAGGATTTTTGGGTTAGATGA
- a CDS encoding head GIN domain-containing protein, whose translation MKKMIMLAILLSVATLGVAQEKETRKLDDFSSIEVGEAIELIITQGDKNEAVIEVDDIDLDDVITEVRGSELNIERKNSNRNNSNNRGEVVVRLTYKEIDEISVNSAASVFSKSIIKAKEFELNASSAGQMELELEVEELQVEVSSAGNVEVAGTCSSLDLEVSSAGRYEGYDLVCTTIKAEASSGGSGEVFVKNRLDADAGSGGAIYYKGDPDKVLADSNLGGRIQKR comes from the coding sequence ATGAAAAAAATGATCATGCTCGCAATCTTGCTCTCGGTAGCTACTCTGGGAGTTGCACAAGAAAAAGAAACTAGAAAATTGGATGATTTCAGTTCGATTGAAGTAGGAGAGGCGATTGAACTCATCATTACTCAAGGCGATAAAAATGAAGCCGTTATTGAAGTAGATGATATAGATCTGGATGATGTGATTACCGAAGTCAGAGGTTCAGAGTTGAATATTGAACGCAAGAATTCGAATCGAAATAATTCTAACAATAGAGGAGAAGTTGTTGTTCGATTGACTTATAAGGAAATTGATGAAATCTCCGTAAACTCGGCAGCATCAGTTTTCTCTAAATCAATTATTAAAGCCAAAGAATTTGAACTTAATGCCAGTAGCGCCGGGCAAATGGAATTGGAATTGGAAGTTGAAGAATTGCAAGTAGAGGTGAGCAGTGCAGGTAATGTCGAAGTTGCTGGTACCTGTAGCTCTCTCGATTTAGAAGTGAGTTCAGCAGGAAGATACGAAGGGTATGATTTAGTCTGTACTACAATCAAAGCTGAGGCAAGCTCAGGAGGCTCAGGTGAAGTGTTTGTGAAAAATAGATTGGATGCAGATGCAGGTTCGGGAGGAGCAATATATTACAAAGGGGACCCTGATAAGGTATTGGCAGATAGCAATCTGGGAGGTAGAATTCAAAAAAGATAA
- a CDS encoding pseudouridine synthase, producing MLEILFQDEHFVAINKPHGLLVHRSKIATNTDEFAVQQLRNQIDQHVHPAHRLDRKTSGVLLFALTKPALSAIREVFEKEEIHKTYWAILRGYSEPEGMIDYALTNDKGKVQEAQTAYSTINRAEIDMPFGKHPTSRYSWVEAKPKTGRMHQLRKHFAHIFHPIIGDRPHGCNKQNKLFLEKWNMGTMLLHARALSFVHPITNQKIDIQANPHAEFLRMIDTLGFDKSLLT from the coding sequence ATGCTAGAGATACTCTTTCAAGACGAGCATTTTGTGGCAATCAACAAACCACATGGACTATTGGTGCATCGATCTAAAATTGCCACCAACACAGATGAGTTTGCTGTTCAACAACTACGCAACCAAATTGATCAGCATGTGCATCCTGCCCACAGATTAGACCGAAAAACCAGTGGTGTACTACTCTTTGCGCTAACTAAACCAGCCTTATCTGCCATTCGCGAAGTATTTGAAAAAGAAGAGATACATAAGACCTATTGGGCCATTCTTAGAGGATATTCAGAACCTGAAGGCATGATTGATTACGCACTTACCAATGACAAAGGAAAAGTACAGGAAGCGCAAACCGCCTACTCCACAATTAATAGGGCTGAAATAGATATGCCCTTTGGAAAACATCCTACTTCCAGATACTCCTGGGTAGAAGCCAAACCAAAAACAGGACGCATGCATCAACTTAGAAAGCATTTTGCACATATTTTCCATCCTATTATTGGTGATCGACCTCATGGCTGCAACAAACAGAACAAACTGTTTCTAGAAAAATGGAATATGGGAACCATGCTTTTGCATGCACGAGCATTGAGTTTTGTTCATCCAATAACCAACCAAAAGATTGACATCCAGGCCAATCCTCACGCAGAATTTCTTAGAATGATTGATACCTTGGGTTTTGACAAAAGCCTACTGACCTAA
- a CDS encoding NAD(P)/FAD-dependent oxidoreductase has translation MKVAVIGGGAAGFFAAISCKAHHPDASVTIIEKSTKTLAKVKVSGGGRCNVTNACEQQADFLRHYPRGQKQLKKTFNYFNRQDTINWFEGKGVQLKAEADGRMFPITDDSQTIIDCLRKEVEILGISILMKSSISELMPQSHGGFKLSFDSTREEHFDFVIIATGGSPKSTGYDWLRQLGHKIVEPVPSLFTFNIPEEKKLKALMGLAVPNVVVKIQGTKMVQEGPVLVTHWGLSGPAVLKLSAWGARQLFDMNYNFKAQVNWTSGMNEEELRKQVLSVSERESKKKILNAKPIDIPNRLWDYLLERVDLDKGTIWAEVKKKDKNRLINILLNDEYTVEGKTTFKEEFVTCGGVDLSEVDFNTMQSRKLPGLFFAGEVLDIDGITGGFNFQAAWSTGFVAGKLGQ, from the coding sequence ATGAAAGTAGCGGTAATTGGAGGAGGAGCTGCAGGTTTTTTTGCAGCCATTTCATGTAAAGCACATCATCCTGACGCAAGCGTAACTATTATTGAAAAATCAACCAAGACACTGGCAAAAGTAAAAGTTTCTGGTGGTGGAAGGTGCAATGTGACCAATGCTTGCGAGCAACAAGCCGACTTTTTGCGCCATTACCCTAGAGGGCAAAAACAATTAAAGAAGACTTTCAATTACTTTAATAGACAAGATACTATTAACTGGTTTGAAGGGAAAGGAGTTCAGTTGAAGGCTGAAGCAGATGGGAGGATGTTTCCAATCACTGACGACTCTCAAACAATCATTGACTGCTTGCGCAAGGAGGTGGAAATATTAGGGATATCAATACTGATGAAAAGCAGCATAAGCGAATTGATGCCTCAATCTCATGGAGGCTTTAAGCTTAGTTTTGATTCTACAAGGGAAGAGCATTTTGACTTTGTGATCATTGCTACTGGAGGTAGCCCAAAATCCACTGGTTATGATTGGTTGCGTCAATTGGGACACAAGATTGTAGAACCTGTGCCATCACTGTTTACTTTTAATATTCCTGAAGAAAAGAAGCTCAAAGCTCTAATGGGTCTAGCAGTTCCTAATGTGGTTGTGAAAATTCAAGGAACTAAAATGGTTCAAGAAGGACCCGTGTTGGTAACACATTGGGGATTAAGTGGACCAGCAGTGTTGAAGTTGTCGGCTTGGGGTGCACGCCAACTTTTTGACATGAATTACAACTTTAAGGCTCAGGTCAATTGGACAAGTGGAATGAATGAAGAGGAACTCAGAAAGCAAGTATTAAGTGTATCGGAGAGAGAATCAAAAAAGAAAATACTCAATGCAAAACCAATTGATATTCCTAACCGGCTTTGGGATTATTTGTTAGAAAGGGTTGACCTGGATAAAGGTACAATTTGGGCAGAAGTGAAAAAGAAAGACAAAAACCGATTGATAAACATTCTATTGAACGACGAGTATACAGTAGAAGGAAAAACCACGTTCAAAGAAGAATTTGTGACGTGTGGTGGGGTGGACTTGTCAGAAGTTGATTTCAATACGATGCAAAGCAGAAAGCTACCAGGCTTGTTCTTTGCCGGAGAAGTATTGGATATTGATGGAATCACTGGCGGTTTCAATTTCCAAGCAGCCTGGTCCACTGGGTTTGTAGCCGGTAAATTAGGTCAGTAG
- a CDS encoding ABC-F family ATP-binding cassette domain-containing protein: MISVNNISLQYGKRVLFDEVNIKFTQGNCYGVIGANGAGKSTFLKILSGEISPNSGQVVLDPGKRLAVLSQNHHAFDEETAIHTVMQGHGTLWEIMQEKDALYAKADFSEADGIRTSELEEKFAEMDGWNAEPDAAALLSGLGIVEDDHYRLMKDLNGNQKVRVLLAQALFGNPDVLILDEPTNDLDINTISWLEDFLLEFKNTVIVVSHDRHFLDTVCTHTADIDFSAINVFTGNYSFWYQSSQLALTQRTSANKKAEEKKKELQEFIARFSANAAKSKQATSRKKLLDKINIEEIKPSSRRYPAIIFNQNREAGDQILEVKGLSKSLDGKPLFSNLDFFVNKGDKIAFLAKDGLATTALFKILNEEMKADSGEYKFGQTITKAFLPNENAEYFKENLNLIDWLRQYSDGEKDEVYIRGFLGKMLFSGEETFKMCSVLSGGEKVRCMLSKMMLAGGNVLILDEPTNHLDLESIQAFNNALKDFPGTVLFTSHDHEFVQTVADRIIELKPDGYVDKLSTFDEYMSSIQATD; the protein is encoded by the coding sequence ATGATTTCAGTAAATAACATTTCTTTACAATACGGCAAGCGAGTTTTATTCGACGAGGTAAACATCAAATTCACTCAAGGCAATTGCTATGGCGTTATTGGCGCCAACGGAGCTGGAAAATCTACTTTTTTGAAAATACTTTCAGGAGAAATTTCTCCGAATTCTGGTCAGGTAGTTTTAGATCCAGGGAAAAGACTAGCGGTATTGTCTCAGAATCACCACGCCTTCGATGAAGAAACGGCCATCCATACTGTAATGCAAGGTCATGGAACCCTTTGGGAAATCATGCAAGAAAAAGATGCCTTGTATGCCAAGGCTGATTTTTCCGAAGCAGATGGAATCAGAACCTCGGAACTTGAAGAGAAATTCGCAGAAATGGACGGCTGGAATGCAGAACCCGATGCAGCGGCTTTGTTGAGTGGATTAGGGATTGTAGAAGATGATCACTACCGTTTGATGAAAGACCTCAATGGTAATCAAAAAGTGAGAGTACTTTTAGCCCAAGCGCTATTTGGTAATCCCGATGTATTGATTCTCGATGAACCTACCAACGACCTGGATATCAATACCATTTCATGGCTTGAAGATTTCTTGCTTGAATTTAAGAATACAGTGATTGTGGTATCTCACGACAGACACTTCTTGGATACTGTATGTACGCATACAGCAGATATTGACTTCAGCGCCATCAACGTATTTACTGGGAATTATAGCTTCTGGTATCAGTCAAGTCAATTGGCACTTACTCAAAGAACCTCAGCCAACAAAAAGGCTGAAGAGAAGAAAAAAGAATTACAAGAATTTATTGCTCGATTTAGTGCCAATGCTGCCAAATCAAAGCAAGCCACTTCAAGAAAAAAGTTGCTTGACAAAATCAACATAGAAGAAATTAAGCCTTCTTCTCGTAGATACCCAGCCATTATCTTCAACCAAAACAGAGAAGCCGGCGATCAAATATTGGAAGTAAAGGGATTGTCCAAGTCACTGGATGGGAAGCCATTATTTAGCAACCTTGATTTCTTCGTAAACAAAGGAGATAAAATCGCATTTCTAGCTAAAGATGGATTGGCCACTACTGCCCTATTCAAAATCTTGAATGAGGAGATGAAAGCTGATAGCGGTGAATACAAATTTGGACAAACCATCACCAAGGCATTTCTTCCAAATGAAAATGCAGAGTACTTTAAAGAGAATTTGAATCTTATCGACTGGTTAAGACAATACTCTGATGGGGAAAAAGACGAAGTCTATATCAGAGGTTTTTTAGGTAAAATGTTGTTTTCTGGTGAAGAGACATTCAAAATGTGCAGCGTTCTCTCAGGAGGAGAAAAAGTACGTTGTATGCTCTCTAAGATGATGCTTGCGGGTGGCAACGTTTTGATACTAGATGAGCCAACTAACCATTTAGATCTGGAATCTATTCAAGCTTTTAACAATGCTTTAAAGGACTTTCCTGGCACTGTTCTATTTACCTCGCATGACCACGAATTCGTTCAAACAGTAGCTGACAGAATCATCGAATTGAAGCCTGATGGATACGTTGATAAGTTGAGTACATTCGATGAATACATGAGTAGCATTCAAGCAACTGATTAA
- a CDS encoding DUF5916 domain-containing protein produces the protein MSKTLLYTFLISMSMLPCYGQDLVYQIKKTNIPIKIDGVLDEAIWEQVDVAHNFFQYFPNDSSEAESQTEIRMTYDDQFLYFSAKMYNKSEDREYVVPSLRRDFDGSQIDAISFIFDTFQDNTNAFQFGVNSYGAQREGMMAGGFGGTSWSWDNKWYAEAKQYPGYWIAEGAIPFKSLRFKEGKDQWNINFFRQDSEFGEQSTWNKIPRNFSITSLAFTGILQWDQPLKKPGSNISLIPYVAGETSRDYVNDNQSGPESKMNIGGDAKIAISSGLNLDLTVNPDFSQVDVDQQVTNLDRFELFFPERRQFFLENADLFSNFGHPYYAKSFFSRRIGIVRDTVSDPNNSRVIPNKILYGARLSGKLDNNWRLGLMNMQTEALEDINLPGYNYSVAAIQRKVFARSNVGAIFVNKQSFDDLNDNPNFDPSHFNRVLGFDYNLATADNKWVGKTMYQQSWDSDTLDSEEYAHALWIAYKGRKWEVEWAHTIVGDNFNAEVGFVPRNGLFRIENILARNFYPKNGIVNFHQTQLYLETLWGDTESSGQTVKSDQVMSINEYLQFQNTSEFSISLGKRFTYLFNSFDPTNTDGQPLPADSHYDYYYVWARFDSDERKVFSYSVVGQAGQYFNGNRYRLGGELSYRIQPIAAFNINVNYNKLIMPDPYNNADLLLIGSRIDLTMTKKLFFTSFLQYNTQAENFNINTRLQWRFKPVSDLFIVYTDNYATMDTNQEFNLQEKNRALVIKLTYWLNL, from the coding sequence TTGAGCAAAACATTACTATACACGTTTCTGATAAGTATGTCTATGCTGCCATGTTATGGGCAGGATTTAGTATACCAAATCAAAAAAACAAATATTCCTATAAAAATTGACGGCGTATTGGATGAAGCCATTTGGGAACAGGTCGATGTAGCTCATAATTTCTTCCAATATTTCCCCAACGACAGCTCAGAGGCCGAATCACAAACTGAAATTCGAATGACATACGATGATCAGTTCTTATATTTTTCGGCTAAAATGTATAACAAGTCAGAGGATCGTGAATATGTAGTTCCTTCCTTACGAAGAGATTTCGATGGCAGCCAAATAGATGCAATATCTTTTATATTTGACACCTTTCAAGATAATACCAATGCTTTTCAGTTTGGCGTTAATTCCTATGGTGCTCAACGCGAAGGAATGATGGCCGGTGGATTTGGAGGTACCTCCTGGTCATGGGACAACAAGTGGTATGCAGAAGCTAAGCAATACCCTGGGTACTGGATAGCTGAGGGGGCGATTCCATTCAAGTCTCTTCGATTTAAAGAAGGTAAAGATCAGTGGAACATCAACTTTTTCAGGCAGGACAGTGAGTTTGGTGAACAATCTACCTGGAACAAAATACCAAGAAATTTCAGCATTACTTCGTTAGCTTTTACTGGCATATTGCAATGGGATCAGCCACTGAAGAAACCGGGGTCTAATATTTCCCTCATCCCCTATGTGGCCGGTGAAACCAGTAGAGATTATGTCAACGACAATCAATCAGGGCCCGAGTCCAAAATGAATATCGGTGGAGATGCTAAAATTGCCATAAGCTCAGGACTCAATCTAGACTTGACAGTCAACCCTGATTTCTCTCAAGTAGACGTGGATCAGCAGGTCACAAATCTGGATCGATTCGAATTATTCTTCCCTGAAAGAAGACAATTTTTTCTAGAGAATGCAGATTTATTTTCAAACTTCGGCCACCCCTATTATGCAAAATCTTTCTTTTCAAGACGCATAGGTATCGTACGAGACACCGTTTCAGACCCCAATAATTCAAGAGTGATCCCAAACAAAATTCTTTATGGCGCCAGGCTTAGTGGCAAGCTCGATAATAATTGGAGACTTGGCTTGATGAACATGCAAACCGAAGCCCTAGAAGACATCAACCTTCCGGGATACAACTACTCCGTGGCTGCCATTCAACGAAAAGTTTTTGCACGATCTAATGTTGGTGCCATCTTCGTGAACAAACAGAGCTTTGACGATCTCAATGACAATCCAAATTTTGACCCAAGTCATTTCAATCGTGTTCTTGGATTTGATTACAACCTAGCCACAGCAGACAATAAATGGGTTGGTAAGACCATGTATCAACAATCTTGGGATAGCGACACCCTGGACTCCGAAGAATATGCTCATGCGCTTTGGATAGCCTATAAAGGTCGGAAATGGGAAGTAGAATGGGCTCACACCATCGTTGGTGACAATTTCAATGCAGAAGTTGGATTTGTGCCGCGAAATGGTCTATTCAGAATTGAAAACATTCTCGCACGCAATTTTTACCCAAAAAATGGAATAGTCAATTTTCATCAAACCCAACTCTATTTAGAGACTTTATGGGGTGACACAGAATCTTCTGGGCAAACAGTCAAATCTGATCAGGTCATGTCAATTAATGAATACCTGCAATTTCAAAACACCTCTGAATTCAGTATTTCATTAGGTAAAAGATTTACTTATTTGTTCAATTCATTCGACCCTACGAATACTGATGGCCAACCACTACCAGCTGACAGCCATTACGACTACTACTATGTCTGGGCAAGATTCGATTCTGATGAAAGGAAAGTATTTTCATACAGTGTCGTTGGACAAGCCGGTCAGTATTTCAACGGAAACAGGTATCGATTAGGGGGAGAATTGAGCTATAGGATTCAACCCATCGCGGCATTCAACATCAATGTTAATTACAATAAACTAATCATGCCTGATCCTTACAACAATGCCGACCTATTATTAATCGGATCAAGAATCGATTTGACGATGACCAAGAAACTATTCTTCACATCCTTCTTGCAATACAACACCCAAGCAGAAAACTTCAATATCAATACCAGGCTGCAATGGCGATTTAAACCAGTATCGGATTTGTTTATAGTCTATACCGACAATTATGCCACTATGGATACCAATCAAGAATTCAATCTGCAAGAAAAGAATCGAGCACTGGTAATTAAGCTCACTTACTGGCTAAACCTCTAA
- a CDS encoding OmpA family protein, with protein sequence MKRYLVLVLVLCLPSISQAQVNEEKLSKKQLIEKADYYFFKENFGKALELYTQLMEDYPKNHYIQYHSFVAYHLSTGRGSDMTPLKEYEENEGITDKFYNYWLGRIHYGRYEFELAERHFQAFLDMDIYKTNEIKKESEQLLKSTQRALAFYSNVNDFEVEPLATPLNSEYDDVSPAFYSGHDELLLVSSRPAAMKVDQFQLFYSLKSNNQFSTPRVLRNLGTLDENNTKIEVVNNDGKLFLYKEDNGGDLYFSEPLSSGWSNLQEFNSELRDHLVESHFFINDDETVIYFASNNEDGNLDIFQSTFDPANNSWSSPLPILGDINSDFNEDHPFLSQDGKTFYFSSDRPESIGGYDIFKSEVDPLTGLWSTPVNLGYPINSIDDEINFQLNADNISGFLSSNRLHGQGGYDIYYFHKQGKVLASGTVYNQLTLQPIPDAKVVFHPKKYLDESFTAKTNNFGTFEIEVFEKEKFRAEVYLRNQILYTTEVYTQHDEHHKSFEQNFYVEVPDHFNEETNFATLYQGENNSKPQYEKLEMIGSKFRSGEKVILNNIYFDLHATTFQQESIPTLKKIHQVMTENPNLVVEIGGHTCNIGSHEVNLQVSKARAESVKAFLISKGISSNRLVTVGYGESQPLASNDDEEEGRSLNRRIELRVLNQTLSFYK encoded by the coding sequence ATGAAAAGGTATTTAGTATTGGTATTGGTGCTTTGCTTACCCTCAATTTCTCAGGCTCAGGTCAATGAGGAGAAGTTGAGCAAAAAGCAATTAATTGAAAAGGCCGATTACTACTTCTTCAAAGAAAATTTTGGAAAAGCTTTGGAGTTGTATACTCAACTGATGGAGGACTATCCAAAGAACCATTACATTCAATACCACTCCTTCGTCGCTTACCATCTATCCACTGGCCGCGGTAGTGACATGACCCCACTAAAAGAATATGAAGAAAACGAAGGCATCACCGACAAATTCTACAATTATTGGCTAGGGAGAATACACTATGGAAGGTATGAATTTGAGTTAGCCGAAAGGCACTTTCAGGCATTCTTGGATATGGACATCTACAAGACCAATGAAATAAAGAAAGAGTCTGAACAATTGTTAAAAAGCACTCAAAGAGCGCTAGCATTTTACTCCAATGTCAACGATTTCGAAGTGGAACCTCTCGCTACTCCGCTTAATTCCGAATACGATGATGTATCTCCAGCTTTTTACTCTGGGCACGATGAATTACTTCTTGTTTCGTCAAGACCAGCAGCCATGAAGGTAGATCAGTTTCAGTTATTCTATAGCCTTAAATCAAACAACCAATTTAGCACACCTAGGGTACTGAGAAATCTAGGTACTTTAGATGAAAACAATACAAAAATAGAGGTAGTCAATAATGATGGTAAGCTATTTCTTTATAAAGAAGACAATGGAGGAGACCTCTATTTTTCGGAGCCGCTATCATCGGGCTGGAGCAATTTACAAGAGTTCAATTCTGAGCTACGCGATCATCTAGTGGAATCACATTTTTTTATCAATGATGATGAAACCGTCATCTATTTTGCCTCAAACAATGAGGATGGGAATCTCGATATTTTTCAGTCTACGTTCGACCCTGCCAACAACAGCTGGTCATCTCCCCTTCCCATATTGGGCGACATCAACTCTGACTTCAATGAAGACCATCCGTTTTTGTCGCAGGACGGAAAGACGTTTTACTTCAGCTCTGATAGACCTGAGTCGATTGGCGGATATGATATCTTCAAATCAGAAGTAGATCCACTAACGGGCCTTTGGAGTACGCCAGTCAATTTGGGGTATCCCATCAATTCAATAGATGATGAAATCAACTTCCAATTGAACGCGGATAATATTTCAGGTTTTCTAAGCTCAAACCGATTACACGGCCAGGGAGGCTATGACATTTATTATTTCCACAAACAGGGAAAAGTACTTGCTTCAGGAACAGTCTATAACCAGCTCACTCTTCAGCCTATTCCTGATGCAAAAGTGGTATTCCATCCGAAAAAATATTTGGATGAATCCTTCACGGCAAAGACCAATAACTTTGGAACCTTTGAAATAGAAGTTTTTGAAAAAGAAAAATTTCGAGCAGAGGTTTATCTCAGAAATCAGATCCTATATACCACCGAGGTGTACACCCAGCACGATGAACACCACAAATCTTTTGAACAAAATTTTTATGTGGAAGTGCCAGACCATTTTAATGAAGAAACGAACTTTGCCACTCTCTATCAAGGGGAGAATAATTCAAAACCACAATATGAAAAGCTAGAGATGATCGGGAGCAAATTTCGATCAGGTGAAAAAGTAATTCTTAACAATATTTATTTTGACCTGCACGCGACAACCTTTCAACAGGAATCGATTCCTACACTGAAGAAAATTCATCAAGTCATGACAGAAAATCCCAATTTGGTCGTAGAAATCGGAGGTCACACCTGCAACATCGGCTCGCATGAAGTCAACTTACAGGTATCAAAGGCTCGGGCAGAAAGTGTAAAGGCCTTCCTTATATCAAAAGGAATTTCATCCAACAGACTGGTTACTGTGGGTTACGGAGAGTCTCAACCTTTAGCTTCGAATGACGATGAAGAAGAAGGTAGGAGTCTGAATCGCCGAATAGAATTGAGAGTGCTCAATCAAACGCTTTCCTTTTATAAGTGA